The following coding sequences lie in one Haladaptatus sp. DJG-WS-42 genomic window:
- a CDS encoding RsmB/NOP family class I SAM-dependent RNA methyltransferase, whose protein sequence is MEALERYEPLMDDVEAYRAACERPLPSVVRVNTLKATREQVCAALDEEGVGYEQLEWNPDLLKLETRSPGTTWPYFHGWIHGQEEVSALPPLALDPQPGDRVFDTCAAPGSKTTQIAAQMDDKGVLIANDNNLGRLSALRFNAERLGATCVAVTNQDARNFSMKPFGSPEDGGFDQFDRVLVDAPCSCEGTVRKNPDVVDEWTLDHVESIAGIQKGILRRALQITRPGGTVVYSTCTFAPEENEAVLDHVLDNEDCRVVDYDLGLEHVPGVTEWQGEEYDEQVTNAKRVYPQHNDTGGFFCAKLEVGR, encoded by the coding sequence ATGGAGGCTCTTGAGCGGTACGAACCGCTGATGGACGACGTGGAGGCCTATCGGGCTGCCTGTGAGCGCCCGCTGCCCTCCGTCGTCCGGGTGAACACGCTGAAAGCAACGCGAGAACAGGTCTGTGCCGCCCTCGACGAGGAGGGTGTCGGCTACGAGCAACTGGAGTGGAACCCCGACCTGCTCAAGCTCGAAACGCGCAGTCCGGGCACCACGTGGCCGTACTTCCACGGCTGGATTCATGGGCAAGAAGAAGTGTCGGCACTCCCACCGCTCGCCCTCGATCCACAGCCGGGCGACCGGGTGTTCGACACCTGCGCCGCGCCGGGAAGCAAGACCACGCAGATTGCGGCCCAGATGGACGACAAGGGCGTGCTCATCGCCAACGACAACAACCTCGGTCGGCTCTCCGCCCTGCGTTTCAACGCGGAGCGTCTGGGCGCGACCTGCGTCGCGGTCACGAATCAAGACGCGCGCAACTTCTCGATGAAACCGTTCGGCTCGCCCGAAGACGGTGGGTTCGACCAGTTCGACCGCGTGCTCGTGGACGCACCGTGTTCGTGTGAGGGCACAGTTCGAAAGAACCCCGACGTGGTTGACGAGTGGACGCTCGACCACGTCGAATCCATCGCGGGCATCCAGAAGGGCATCCTCCGACGGGCGCTCCAAATCACGCGCCCCGGCGGAACGGTCGTCTACTCGACGTGTACGTTCGCCCCCGAGGAAAACGAGGCGGTCCTCGACCACGTTCTCGACAACGAAGACTGTCGCGTCGTGGACTACGACCTCGGCCTCGAACACGTCCCTGGCGTGACTGAGTGGCAGGGTGAAGAGTACGACGAGCAAGTGACGAACGCAAAGCGCGTCTACCCACAGCACAACGATACTGGTGGGTTCTTCTGTGCGAAGTTGGAGGTGGGAAGATGA
- the dnaK gene encoding molecular chaperone DnaK codes for MASNKILGIDLGTTNSAFAVMEGGDPEIIVNSEGDRTTPSVVAFTDDGERLVGKPAKNQAIQNPEKTIQSIKRHMGDEYAVDIDGEDYTPEQISAMILQKIKRDAEDYLGDELEKAVITVPAYFNDRQRQATKDAGEIAGFEVERIVNEPTAASMAYGLDDDSDQTVLVFDLGGGTFDVSILDLGGGVYEVVATNGDNDLGGDDWDQAIIDWLAEEFEAEHGIDLRDDRQALQRLKDAAEEAKIELSSRKQTEINLPFITATDDGPVHLEKDLSRAKFESLTSDLIERTVGPTKQALEDAGYAASDIDEVILVGGSTRMPQVTEKVADVVGQEPKKNVNPDEAVALGAAIQGGVLSGDVDDIVLLDVTPLSLGIEVKGGLFERLIEKNTTIPTEESKVFTTAAPNQTSVQVRVFQGEREIANKNELLGEFQLSGIPPAPAGTPQIEVTFNIDENGIVNVEAEDKGSGNAESITIEGGAGLSDDEIDRMTQEAEQHAEEDKERRRLIEARNEAEGSVQRAKTLLDENEENVDDELREEIEAAIEEVEATLEDEDADADELEAATEDLAENLQEIGKRMYQQQEAQQQAAGGAGMGGMGGMGGDADAETNGGDEYVDADFEDVEDDDK; via the coding sequence ATGGCGAGCAACAAGATTCTCGGTATCGACCTTGGTACCACGAACAGCGCGTTCGCGGTCATGGAGGGTGGAGACCCCGAGATTATCGTCAACAGTGAAGGGGACCGAACCACGCCCTCGGTGGTCGCGTTCACCGACGATGGCGAACGGTTAGTCGGGAAACCGGCCAAAAACCAGGCCATCCAGAACCCAGAAAAGACCATTCAATCGATCAAGCGCCACATGGGCGACGAGTACGCTGTCGACATCGACGGCGAGGACTACACGCCCGAGCAGATTTCGGCGATGATTCTCCAGAAAATCAAGCGAGACGCTGAGGATTATCTCGGCGACGAACTGGAGAAGGCAGTCATCACCGTTCCGGCGTACTTCAACGACCGCCAGCGTCAGGCGACGAAGGACGCAGGCGAAATCGCTGGCTTCGAAGTCGAGCGCATCGTCAACGAGCCAACCGCTGCGTCGATGGCGTACGGGCTTGACGACGACTCAGACCAGACCGTCCTCGTCTTCGACCTCGGTGGCGGGACGTTCGACGTGTCCATCCTTGACCTCGGCGGCGGCGTCTACGAAGTGGTCGCCACGAACGGGGACAACGACCTCGGTGGCGACGACTGGGACCAGGCCATCATCGACTGGCTCGCAGAGGAATTCGAAGCCGAACACGGCATCGACCTCCGCGACGACCGGCAGGCCCTCCAGCGGCTCAAAGACGCCGCAGAAGAGGCCAAAATCGAACTCTCCAGCCGCAAGCAGACGGAAATCAACCTTCCGTTCATCACGGCAACTGACGACGGCCCGGTTCACCTCGAAAAAGACCTCTCCCGTGCGAAGTTCGAGAGCCTGACGTCTGACCTCATCGAGCGCACCGTCGGTCCAACGAAACAGGCCCTCGAAGACGCAGGCTACGCAGCCTCCGACATCGACGAAGTCATCCTCGTCGGTGGTTCGACGCGCATGCCGCAGGTCACCGAAAAGGTGGCAGACGTCGTTGGCCAAGAGCCAAAGAAGAACGTCAACCCAGACGAAGCCGTCGCCCTCGGCGCGGCGATTCAGGGCGGCGTGCTCTCCGGTGACGTAGACGACATTGTCCTGCTCGACGTGACGCCGCTCAGCCTCGGTATCGAGGTCAAAGGCGGCCTGTTCGAGCGCCTCATCGAGAAGAACACGACCATTCCGACCGAGGAGTCGAAGGTGTTCACGACGGCCGCACCGAACCAGACTTCGGTGCAGGTGCGCGTATTCCAGGGTGAACGCGAGATTGCGAACAAGAACGAACTCCTTGGCGAGTTCCAGCTGTCGGGCATCCCACCCGCACCCGCCGGAACCCCGCAAATCGAAGTCACGTTCAACATTGACGAAAACGGTATCGTGAACGTCGAAGCCGAGGACAAAGGCTCCGGGAACGCAGAGTCCATCACCATCGAAGGCGGCGCAGGCCTCTCCGATGATGAAATCGACCGCATGACCCAAGAGGCAGAACAGCACGCAGAAGAGGACAAAGAGCGCCGTCGCCTCATCGAAGCTCGCAACGAGGCAGAAGGCTCCGTCCAGCGTGCAAAGACCCTCTTAGACGAGAACGAGGAGAACGTCGACGACGAACTCCGCGAGGAAATCGAAGCCGCAATCGAGGAAGTCGAGGCAACCCTCGAAGACGAGGACGCAGACGCGGACGAACTCGAAGCCGCGACCGAGGACCTCGCAGAGAATCTCCAAGAGATTGGCAAGCGCATGTACCAGCAACAAGAGGCCCAGCAACAGGCTGCAGGCGGCGCTGGCATGGGCGGCATGGGTGGCATGGGCGGCGACGCCGATGCTGAAACCAACGGTGGCGACGAGTACGTCGACGCCGACTTCGAAGACGTTGAAGACGACGACAAGTAG
- a CDS encoding GYD domain-containing protein — translation MATYITLWNYTQQGIENIDDSPNRLDAATDLISSLGGELKEFYLTMGAYDLVTVAEFPDDDTAAKALLRIAQTGNVSSQTMKAWPEAEYRDLIASLP, via the coding sequence ATGGCAACCTACATCACGCTGTGGAATTACACGCAGCAAGGAATTGAAAACATCGACGACAGTCCTAACCGACTTGATGCCGCTACCGACCTTATCTCGTCGCTCGGCGGCGAACTAAAGGAGTTTTACCTCACGATGGGGGCGTACGACCTCGTCACCGTCGCTGAGTTCCCAGACGATGATACTGCCGCAAAGGCACTGCTTCGCATCGCGCAAACTGGCAACGTTAGCTCACAGACGATGAAGGCGTGGCCGGAAGCAGAGTACCGCGACCTTATCGCAAGTCTACCCTGA
- a CDS encoding PAC2 family protein, whose protein sequence is MAHVQIHDESLDLSAPTLVEGLPGVGLVGKIAADHLVEQFEMTHYGSLYCEGIPRVAVYGKGESAVKAPVRLYADESRNLVVLQSDIPISPSQAVEFSSCLSGWVEAHDATPIFLSGLPTQKDANEPALYGVSTGEGASLLEAADISHPTEGGLISGPTGALINRAAELDITGVGLIVESDKQFPDPEAARILLMRGIEPLADIDVDTDALVSHAEEIRTAKEQFAKRMQDADEESTQAKPLRMFQ, encoded by the coding sequence ATGGCACACGTCCAAATTCACGACGAGTCGCTCGACCTCTCAGCGCCAACGCTGGTCGAAGGGCTTCCCGGCGTCGGTCTCGTCGGCAAAATCGCGGCCGACCACCTCGTCGAACAGTTCGAGATGACCCACTACGGGTCGCTCTACTGCGAGGGCATTCCGCGCGTCGCGGTGTACGGCAAAGGTGAATCAGCCGTCAAAGCCCCCGTCCGGCTCTACGCCGACGAATCGCGCAACCTCGTCGTCCTCCAAAGCGACATCCCCATCTCTCCCTCCCAAGCCGTCGAGTTTTCGAGCTGTCTCTCCGGCTGGGTCGAAGCACACGACGCGACCCCAATCTTCCTCTCAGGCCTCCCAACCCAGAAGGACGCGAACGAACCCGCCCTCTACGGCGTCTCGACCGGCGAGGGCGCGTCGCTCCTCGAAGCCGCAGACATCTCACACCCGACCGAAGGGGGGCTCATCTCTGGCCCGACTGGCGCGCTCATCAATCGCGCCGCCGAACTCGACATCACCGGCGTCGGCCTCATCGTCGAGAGCGACAAGCAATTCCCCGACCCTGAAGCCGCCCGCATCCTCCTCATGCGCGGCATCGAACCGCTTGCGGACATCGACGTGGACACCGACGCCCTCGTTTCCCACGCAGAAGAGATTCGGACGGCGAAAGAACAGTTCGCAAAGCGCATGCAGGACGCAGACGAGGAAAGCACGCAGGCGAAGCCGCTCCGTATGTTCCAATGA
- a CDS encoding Rieske (2Fe-2S) protein → MATEADFIPVASLAALKQDGTTIVSHHGRSVALFYHEDQVFAVDNRCPHMGFPLSKGTVDEGVLTCHWHHARFELSCGDTFDPWADDVQTFPVRVEGDEILIDPNPEPTVPPATHWRNRLADGLQENLRLVIAKAVIGLEAESEDPSVPIKTGVDFGTKYRDAGWGSGLTVHAAMANILPALSEMDQKRALYTGLRYVANDAAGEPPRFEQPGFTTTDVSKDRLKSWFRETIEVRDNDPSERTLRTAIGTLSPEEVAEIMYTAATDHRYLNAGHSFDFVNKAFEVLDHIGWENAPNVLPTLVDELTGATRSEELSSWRQPIDVAALLADAYAPLDEMVETGAGKTWEKPADFTETLLADDPHAIVDALIEAVKSGATTTELAHAVSIAAMRRVAHFGTANEFSDWNTVHHTFTYANAVEQATRRTATTELYRGIFDGAISVYLDRFLNMPPAPLPEPGESDADPADLRAQLMDVFDEEGEVNMAAELVSEHFDCGGDPADLMQTLGEALLREDANFHTLQNLEACFKQFEVAKSESEKRLALMTVARYMAAHFPTRREAEQTFTIASRLHRGEKIYEA, encoded by the coding sequence ATGGCTACAGAAGCCGACTTTATCCCCGTCGCCTCGCTTGCAGCCCTCAAGCAAGACGGGACGACCATTGTCTCACATCACGGCCGTTCAGTCGCGCTGTTCTACCACGAAGACCAGGTGTTCGCGGTGGACAATCGCTGTCCGCACATGGGCTTCCCCCTCTCGAAAGGCACGGTAGACGAGGGCGTCCTCACCTGCCACTGGCATCACGCCCGGTTCGAACTCTCCTGCGGTGACACCTTCGACCCGTGGGCTGACGACGTGCAAACGTTTCCCGTCCGCGTGGAGGGCGACGAGATTCTCATCGACCCGAACCCCGAACCGACCGTCCCACCGGCAACACACTGGCGAAATCGATTAGCAGACGGCCTCCAAGAAAACCTCCGTCTGGTCATCGCCAAAGCCGTCATCGGCCTTGAAGCCGAAAGCGAAGACCCGTCGGTCCCCATCAAAACCGGCGTCGATTTCGGGACGAAATACCGCGACGCGGGCTGGGGAAGCGGCCTGACCGTCCACGCCGCGATGGCGAACATCCTGCCCGCGCTCTCCGAGATGGACCAGAAACGCGCCCTCTACACCGGCCTCAGATATGTCGCAAACGACGCCGCGGGCGAGCCACCGCGCTTCGAGCAACCCGGCTTTACGACGACGGACGTGTCGAAAGACCGCCTCAAGTCGTGGTTCCGCGAGACCATCGAGGTCCGGGACAACGATCCCTCAGAGCGCACCCTCCGAACCGCAATCGGCACGCTCTCGCCCGAGGAAGTCGCAGAAATCATGTACACCGCCGCGACCGACCACCGCTATCTCAACGCCGGCCACTCCTTTGACTTCGTGAACAAGGCGTTCGAAGTCCTCGACCACATCGGCTGGGAGAATGCCCCGAACGTCCTCCCGACGCTCGTCGATGAACTCACGGGCGCGACTCGGAGCGAAGAACTCTCCTCGTGGCGACAGCCAATCGATGTTGCGGCCCTACTCGCTGACGCCTACGCCCCTCTCGATGAAATGGTCGAAACCGGCGCAGGAAAGACGTGGGAGAAACCAGCCGATTTCACCGAAACCCTGCTCGCAGACGACCCGCACGCGATTGTCGATGCGCTCATCGAAGCCGTCAAATCGGGCGCGACCACCACGGAACTCGCCCACGCCGTCTCCATCGCGGCGATGCGCCGGGTCGCCCACTTCGGGACGGCAAACGAGTTCTCGGATTGGAACACCGTCCACCACACCTTCACCTACGCGAACGCAGTGGAGCAAGCCACCCGCCGTACGGCAACCACAGAACTTTACAGGGGAATCTTCGACGGCGCGATTTCGGTGTATCTCGACCGTTTTCTCAACATGCCGCCCGCCCCGCTTCCCGAACCCGGCGAGTCCGACGCCGACCCCGCCGATCTCCGCGCCCAGCTCATGGATGTGTTCGACGAGGAAGGTGAGGTGAATATGGCCGCAGAACTCGTGAGCGAACACTTCGACTGTGGCGGCGACCCCGCCGACCTGATGCAGACGCTCGGCGAAGCCTTGCTCCGCGAGGACGCGAACTTCCACACGCTCCAGAATCTCGAAGCCTGCTTCAAGCAGTTCGAGGTGGCAAAATCTGAGTCCGAGAAACGACTCGCGCTGATGACCGTCGCCCGCTACATGGCCGCCCATTTCCCGACGCGCCGGGAGGCAGAACAGACGTTCACGATTGCGTCGCGGCTGCACCGCGGTGAGAAGATTTACGAAGCGTAA
- a CDS encoding nucleotide exchange factor GrpE — translation MSENQGAEEPVPDAGPEDAPEAEANTEEDAFAELVTRVEETEPEQLAREIESLREQAAATEELEAEREGLASRLKRKQAEFQNYKKRMKKRREQEKQRATEDLVERLIDVRDNLARALDEADEATDSDIVSGIESTLRQFDRILEDENVTEIRPEPGSDVDPQRHEVMLRVESDQPVDTIAEVYQSGYEMADRVLRPAQVTVSNAE, via the coding sequence ATGAGTGAAAACCAAGGCGCAGAGGAGCCTGTGCCTGACGCAGGCCCCGAGGACGCCCCCGAAGCCGAGGCAAACACCGAGGAGGATGCGTTTGCTGAACTCGTCACCCGCGTCGAAGAGACGGAGCCAGAGCAACTGGCCCGCGAAATCGAATCGCTCCGCGAACAGGCGGCAGCCACAGAGGAACTCGAAGCAGAACGCGAGGGCTTAGCAAGTCGCCTGAAGCGAAAACAAGCCGAGTTCCAAAACTACAAAAAGCGGATGAAAAAGCGCCGCGAGCAGGAAAAACAGCGCGCGACCGAGGACTTGGTCGAGCGGCTCATCGACGTGCGCGACAACCTCGCGCGAGCGCTCGACGAGGCAGACGAGGCTACAGACTCGGACATCGTGAGCGGCATCGAATCGACGCTTCGGCAGTTCGACCGCATCTTAGAAGACGAGAACGTAACCGAGATTCGACCGGAACCAGGCAGCGACGTCGACCCACAGCGCCACGAGGTCATGCTGCGCGTCGAAAGCGACCAGCCCGTAGACACCATCGCGGAAGTGTACCAGTCGGGCTACGAGATGGCAGACCGCGTCCTGCGTCCGGCGCAGGTGACGGTCAGCAACGCTGAATAA
- a CDS encoding DEAD/DEAH box helicase family protein, whose amino-acid sequence MSAVTLTFEDGTIRVSGLTAQTARDLPHVEYDPRSKTARAPAMHYLELRDALAASSDVDDRVLSFASVPSLSSTYDLRPYQQAALDAWKEAGNRGVLELPTGSGKTVIGLGAIEALGTPTLVVVPTIDLLTQWRDELETEFDCPIGQLGGGEQTLEAITVSTYHSAYLKAGSIGDRFGLVIFDEVHHLGGEGFRQIARLLAAPARLGLTATFEREDDAHEVIEDLVGPLCYTIEIDDLAGEHLANYDIKRLTVELTPDERREYERHQSVFTDYLASSNIQLRSGSDYQKLVMRSGTDPRAREALLAKQRAREVMMNSQAKLDELATILDRHRGDRIIVFTAHNALVYRISERFLIPAITHRTGTKERREVLRKFRTGEFSRVVTANVLDEGVDVPDANVAVVLSGSGSEREFTQRLGRILRPKADGGRAVLYELVSKETAEERVANRRR is encoded by the coding sequence GTGTCTGCGGTCACCCTCACCTTTGAAGACGGGACGATTCGCGTGTCCGGGCTCACAGCGCAGACGGCCCGCGACCTCCCGCACGTCGAGTACGACCCCCGTTCGAAAACGGCGCGAGCACCGGCGATGCACTATCTGGAACTCCGGGACGCGCTCGCCGCATCCTCCGACGTAGACGACCGCGTCCTCTCGTTTGCTTCCGTCCCCTCCCTTTCTTCCACTTACGACCTCCGACCCTACCAGCAAGCGGCCCTCGACGCATGGAAAGAGGCGGGCAACCGAGGCGTTCTCGAACTCCCCACCGGAAGCGGGAAAACCGTCATCGGGCTCGGGGCAATCGAAGCACTCGGGACGCCAACGCTCGTCGTCGTTCCGACCATCGACCTGCTCACCCAGTGGCGCGACGAACTCGAAACCGAATTCGACTGCCCGATTGGGCAACTCGGCGGGGGCGAACAAACGCTCGAAGCCATCACCGTTTCGACCTACCACTCGGCGTATCTCAAAGCCGGTTCCATTGGCGACCGCTTCGGTCTCGTCATCTTCGACGAGGTTCACCACCTCGGCGGCGAGGGGTTTCGACAGATTGCCCGCTTGCTCGCCGCGCCCGCCCGCCTCGGACTCACGGCGACGTTCGAGCGCGAAGACGACGCCCACGAGGTGATAGAAGACCTCGTCGGCCCGCTTTGCTACACCATCGAGATAGACGACCTCGCGGGCGAACACCTCGCAAACTACGACATCAAGCGCCTCACCGTCGAACTCACTCCGGACGAGCGCCGGGAGTACGAGCGCCACCAGTCGGTGTTCACCGACTACCTCGCCTCTTCGAATATCCAGCTCAGGAGCGGGAGCGACTATCAGAAACTCGTGATGCGCTCGGGCACCGACCCGCGCGCCCGTGAGGCACTGCTCGCAAAGCAGCGCGCCCGCGAGGTGATGATGAATTCACAGGCGAAACTCGACGAACTCGCCACCATCCTCGACCGGCATCGCGGCGACCGCATCATCGTCTTCACCGCGCACAACGCGCTCGTCTACCGCATCTCAGAGCGATTTCTCATCCCGGCGATTACCCACCGGACAGGGACGAAAGAGCGCCGCGAGGTTCTCAGAAAATTCCGCACCGGCGAGTTCTCGCGGGTCGTCACCGCGAACGTGCTCGACGAGGGCGTGGACGTGCCCGATGCGAACGTCGCCGTCGTGCTCTCGGGGAGCGGAAGCGAACGCGAGTTCACCCAACGCCTCGGGCGAATTCTCCGGCCGAAAGCCGACGGTGGCCGGGCGGTGTTGTACGAACTTGTGAGCAAGGAAACAGCAGAAGAGCGGGTCGCCAATAGACGGCGGTAG
- a CDS encoding DUF790 family protein, translating to MLTKDLLRVSRAGGGYAPQFAGREERPLAARVIGTYQGHVGETRARLEEALTRLEADADFKLVRGLAKLVEREATFETNAPLPPERTRASVFAAAESVGVVTDAERDAALERAAQSLATTTDAVAASLYADLEEHQVLTSLSVRWSPDELLAQYNLSLAQTALFDATELRIRSSDPKALISAVKRLRLMYEIRKTDAGREVVVTGPTGLFQTSRRYGTRFARLLRSVAKAPEWRIEATIDDRGTERLLTLTQDDVSVPGTEPVTDVTFDSGVEAEFAARFTALGLDWNLVREPEPLEAGASVMIPDFAFDWKHSPFRVYFEIMGFWTPEYVAKKLGQMDVVEDVELLVAVDSTLGVGEEIAARDHRAIPYTGSVRVKDVVDVLREYEQELIEESAEALAEELSPDGDVITLSALASDLGVSESVLDDKVFPDHERVGRTLVRPTVLSALRDEIHAGMSLSEAESVLSSHGIEDASAVLSKLGFRVEWEGLSGGTVREKETE from the coding sequence GTGCTCACGAAAGACCTCCTCCGAGTGTCGCGGGCGGGCGGTGGCTACGCGCCACAGTTCGCTGGCCGCGAAGAACGCCCGCTCGCCGCGCGCGTCATCGGAACCTATCAGGGACACGTCGGCGAGACCCGCGCCCGCTTAGAGGAGGCCCTCACTCGCCTCGAAGCAGACGCCGACTTCAAACTCGTCCGCGGGCTTGCCAAACTAGTCGAGCGCGAAGCCACCTTCGAGACGAACGCGCCGCTCCCACCCGAGCGCACTCGTGCAAGCGTATTCGCCGCCGCAGAGTCTGTGGGCGTCGTCACCGACGCAGAACGCGACGCCGCGCTCGAACGGGCCGCCCAGTCGCTCGCAACGACGACCGACGCCGTCGCAGCATCGCTCTACGCAGACCTCGAAGAACACCAGGTGCTCACCTCACTCTCGGTTCGCTGGAGCCCGGACGAACTGCTCGCTCAGTACAACCTCTCGCTCGCCCAGACGGCGCTGTTCGACGCGACGGAACTTCGGATACGGAGCAGCGACCCGAAAGCCCTGATTTCCGCGGTCAAGCGCCTGCGACTGATGTACGAGATTCGAAAAACTGACGCGGGCCGCGAGGTGGTCGTCACCGGCCCGACCGGCCTGTTCCAGACGAGCCGGCGCTACGGAACGCGCTTTGCCCGCCTCCTTCGGTCGGTCGCAAAAGCCCCCGAGTGGCGCATCGAAGCGACCATCGACGACCGCGGAACCGAGCGCTTGCTGACCCTCACGCAGGACGACGTGTCCGTGCCCGGCACGGAGCCAGTCACCGACGTGACGTTCGACAGCGGCGTCGAAGCCGAGTTCGCCGCCCGATTCACCGCGCTCGGTCTCGACTGGAATCTCGTGCGCGAACCGGAACCGCTCGAAGCGGGCGCGAGCGTGATGATTCCGGATTTCGCCTTCGACTGGAAGCACTCGCCGTTTCGCGTCTATTTCGAAATCATGGGCTTCTGGACGCCCGAGTACGTCGCAAAGAAGCTCGGCCAGATGGACGTGGTCGAAGATGTCGAACTCCTCGTCGCCGTCGATAGCACCCTCGGCGTGGGCGAAGAAATCGCCGCCCGCGACCACCGCGCGATTCCCTACACCGGCTCCGTCCGCGTCAAAGACGTGGTGGACGTGCTCCGCGAGTACGAACAGGAGTTGATCGAAGAAAGCGCCGAAGCCCTCGCTGAGGAACTCTCACCCGACGGAGATGTAATCACACTCAGCGCGCTCGCAAGCGACCTCGGTGTGAGCGAATCGGTGCTTGATGATAAGGTGTTTCCTGACCACGAGCGCGTGGGTCGGACTCTCGTCCGCCCGACCGTGCTGTCGGCACTTCGTGACGAAATTCACGCGGGCATGTCGCTGAGCGAAGCCGAATCTGTCTTGTCGAGCCACGGCATCGAAGACGCAAGCGCGGTGCTTTCGAAACTGGGCTTTCGCGTTGAATGGGAAGGCTTGAGCGGCGGGACGGTGCGCGAGAAAGAGACTGAGTAG
- a CDS encoding pyridoxal phosphate-dependent aminotransferase, whose translation MTEFARRVERVSISGIRKVFEAAGPDAINLGIGQPDFPTPTHVREAAQQAIADGAVDAYTPNKGILPLREAIAAKHERDNGVAVDPENVIATSGGSEALHLAFQAHVDQGDEVIFPDPGFVSYDALTHIAGGVPRPLGLRDDLTMDPAAVEDAITEDTAAFVVNSPANPTGAVQSKADIKEFARIADEHDVLCISDEVYEHIVFDGEHYSPLEFAETDNVVVVNACSKAYSMTGWRLGWVTGSHRRVERMLRVHQYAQACAAAPSQYAAEAALSGPQDCITEMVSAFEQRRDVVLDGLADIGLETPKPRGAFYAMPKVPDGFVDEVIERGVILVPGEAFGENGAGYARISYATGIEDLKAALELMGDAVAAVQ comes from the coding sequence ATGACAGAATTTGCTCGTCGAGTCGAGCGCGTCTCGATCAGTGGCATTCGCAAGGTGTTCGAGGCGGCAGGCCCCGACGCCATCAACCTCGGCATCGGACAACCGGATTTTCCAACGCCCACGCACGTCCGTGAGGCGGCCCAGCAGGCCATCGCGGACGGCGCGGTTGACGCCTACACACCGAACAAAGGCATCCTCCCGCTACGGGAAGCCATCGCGGCCAAACACGAGCGCGACAACGGCGTCGCGGTTGACCCCGAGAACGTCATCGCCACCTCGGGCGGGAGCGAAGCGCTCCACCTCGCCTTCCAAGCCCACGTCGACCAAGGCGACGAGGTCATCTTCCCCGACCCCGGCTTCGTCTCCTACGACGCGCTTACCCACATCGCGGGTGGCGTCCCGCGCCCGCTCGGCCTGCGCGACGACCTGACGATGGACCCGGCGGCCGTCGAAGACGCGATTACCGAAGACACGGCCGCCTTCGTCGTCAACAGCCCCGCGAACCCGACGGGTGCAGTCCAGTCGAAAGCAGACATCAAAGAGTTCGCCCGGATCGCCGACGAACACGACGTGCTCTGCATTTCCGACGAGGTGTACGAACACATCGTGTTCGACGGTGAGCACTACTCGCCGCTCGAATTCGCCGAGACGGACAACGTCGTCGTCGTCAACGCCTGCTCGAAGGCCTACTCGATGACGGGCTGGCGGCTCGGCTGGGTCACCGGCAGTCACCGCCGCGTCGAACGCATGCTCCGCGTCCACCAGTACGCACAGGCCTGCGCCGCCGCGCCCTCGCAGTACGCCGCAGAAGCCGCGCTCTCGGGGCCACAAGACTGCATCACAGAGATGGTGTCGGCGTTCGAACAGCGCCGCGACGTCGTCCTTGACGGCCTCGCGGACATCGGCCTCGAAACGCCGAAGCCACGCGGCGCGTTCTACGCCATGCCGAAAGTTCCCGACGGCTTCGTGGACGAAGTCATCGAACGCGGCGTCATCCTCGTGCCCGGTGAAGCGTTTGGTGAGAACGGCGCGGGCTACGCGCGCATCTCCTACGCCACCGGTATTGAAGACCTGAAAGCCGCCCTCGAACTGATGGGCGACGCCGTCGCCGCCGTGCAGTAA